In the genome of Streptomyces sp. SAI-127, the window TGCCCCAGGCCGGGGCCAGTCTGCGGCCCAGCAGGACCGCGCCGACCCCGAGGAGCACGCTCAGCGCGATCATCAGGACGAACAGAGCGGTGCGCTTGTCGATGCTGTCCGGGTCGCCCACCGCGGGCGGGTTCGCCGGATACTTGAGGATCGGCACGAGATACACGGTGAGGAAGCCGCCGAGCGCGGTCAGACCCGCCGTCGCCCGGGCTCCGAACCGGCCGATCCGGCCCAGCGCGAAGCAGAACGCCAGCGCCAGGATGCCGCCGATGGCGACCCCGAAGACGAGGACCCCGGTGGCGAGTCCGGCCGTCGACTGCACGGAACGGCTGACGAGTTCCTCGCCGTGCTCGTGGGAGCCGGCTTCCTCGAAGGCGATGGCCGCGTCCACCGGGCCCTCCCCGACCAGGTAGGCGAAGACGAAGGCCAGGACGCCGGCGCCGAGCCCTGCGAGCATGCCGCGCACCAACAGGGTGCGTACGACTGTGGAGTTCATGGTGGCCCGCCCCGCCTCAGTGGCAGGGGAAGCCGAGCAGGTGGCGTGCGTCGTGCACCCACTCGTGGACGCCTTCGCCGGAGACGAGTGCGGTGGCGCCCTGTTCGGCGCCGACGAAGTACAGCAGGACGAGCATCAGGACGCCGAAGAAGACGGCCCAGGGGACGAGCGCCCGCACCGGCAGCGGGGTGATCGCAGGGGTGGTGGGCGTGGGGGCGGCAGTGGACTGCGCCATGGCGAGACCTCCTCGGGAACAACGCGTCCCGCATCGTGGTGGAGCACTCGACGACGGCGTTGGGTCTGACTCACCACCACCTCGTCGGCCGAGGGGTGGCACACAGTGGCGCGACCGTGCCGGGCTTGCACCGGACTTCCGTGGCGCCGTCGTCCTTGTCGCCCCAGATGCTAGGGGTAATACGGGCTGCGGCCAACATGGCGTACGCCACCTACGATGAACCGCCCCCGGTGACTCGACGAAAGGGCCCCCATGACCGTCCGGCTCACCCTGCTGTGTGCCGCCGCCCGCACGGAACGCGCCGTACGCTTCGCCGACGACCCTCTCGACGAGCGGGCACTGGGCCGGGCGGAGGCCGCCGCCGGAACCCTCCCGCGGGCCGGCACCGTCTACACGGCACCTTCTCGGCGCTGCACCGGGACGGCCGAGGCCCTTGGACGGGAGGCCGTCACGGCACAACCGGCGCTGCGGGACCTCGACATGGGTTCCTGGTACGGCCGCACACTCGACGAGATCGCGGCAACCGATCCCTCAGGACTGGCCAGTTGGCTCACCGATCCGGAGGCGGCGCCGCACGGCGGGGAGAGCGTGGAGCAGGTCTGCGAACGCGTCGCCGCTTGGCTGGACGCGCTGCCGTCCGACGCGGGACGCGTGCTTGCGGTGGTCGAACAGGCCGTGGCACGGGCCGCGGTGGTGCACGCGCTCGGGGCACCGCGCCAGGCGTTCTGGAGGATCGACGTCCTCCCGCTGTCCACCGTCGAACTCACCGGGCGCAACGGCCGCTGGAATCTGCGGACGGCCGAGCTGCCGCTCAGTCCTCGCCCACCACGGTGAGGTCGTCCCCGAGGGCCGCGGCGATCCGCGCGGCCCGGACATGGTCGTCCAGCCGGCGGGTGAGATAGGCGCAGGCGTGCCCGCGCCCCAGCGACCACCAGGCCGCGGACCCGCCGATCCCGCCCTTGGCGATCTTCCCCTTGTCGCGGACGAAGCCCAGCGTCCAGGTGAGCCGGGTCCCGAAGACCTCGTCGAAGTCGGTGACCTGGGCGGCGAGGAGCTCGGCGTGCAGTTCGGGGCCCAGGAGCCCGCGCACCGGTCCGTCCTCGCTGGTCAGACGCGAGAAGAACTTGGCCGTCGAACTCGCCGTCGTCTGGAGGTTGGTGGCCCCGAACACCGACTGCCGCCACGCCCGGGAGTTGGTCCGGGTCGTGTCCAGGACGCCGTCGGGTATCTCCAACCACGGCCTGGCGTGCAGCTGTTCGGGCCAGTCGCTCCGGGCGTACTCGAGGTCGGCGACCCGCTCCAACGAGTCGTCCGGCACGCCGAACCAGGCGTCCAGACCGAGCGCCGGCCGCACCACCTCGTGGAAGAGTTCCCCCAGAGTCGTCCCTGCGGCGGCCCGCAGGACCCCGTCGACCAGATGGCCGTAGGTCAGCGCATGCTCCCCGAGG includes:
- a CDS encoding CbtA family protein; the encoded protein is MNSTVVRTLLVRGMLAGLGAGVLAFVFAYLVGEGPVDAAIAFEEAGSHEHGEELVSRSVQSTAGLATGVLVFGVAIGGILALAFCFALGRIGRFGARATAGLTALGGFLTVYLVPILKYPANPPAVGDPDSIDKRTALFVLMIALSVLLGVGAVLLGRRLAPAWGNWNASTAAAVAFVAAVAVAMVALPAGDNTPKGFPATDLWEFRLASLGVQAVLWAGFGLLFGYLAERVLEPEPARGKVSALVV
- a CDS encoding CbtB-domain containing protein, encoding MAQSTAAPTPTTPAITPLPVRALVPWAVFFGVLMLVLLYFVGAEQGATALVSGEGVHEWVHDARHLLGFPCH
- a CDS encoding histidine phosphatase family protein, encoding MTVRLTLLCAAARTERAVRFADDPLDERALGRAEAAAGTLPRAGTVYTAPSRRCTGTAEALGREAVTAQPALRDLDMGSWYGRTLDEIAATDPSGLASWLTDPEAAPHGGESVEQVCERVAAWLDALPSDAGRVLAVVEQAVARAAVVHALGAPRQAFWRIDVLPLSTVELTGRNGRWNLRTAELPLSPRPPR
- a CDS encoding serine hydrolase domain-containing protein — its product is MDVEGFTEDGYGQVCRVLQELVDEGLETGAGVSVWRDGREVVRLSAGWADAGRSRPWRDDTLVMPYSLSKSFVTLTALAAVRDGALALDEPIAAHWKAYGDHGKERTTLRQVLTHRAGQPRFPAEAAALDPLDDAGLRRSLERAAPEYVPGTSLGEHALTYGHLVDGVLRAAAGTTLGELFHEVVRPALGLDAWFGVPDDSLERVADLEYARSDWPEQLHARPWLEIPDGVLDTTRTNSRAWRQSVFGATNLQTTASSTAKFFSRLTSEDGPVRGLLGPELHAELLAAQVTDFDEVFGTRLTWTLGFVRDKGKIAKGGIGGSAAWWSLGRGHACAYLTRRLDDHVRAARIAAALGDDLTVVGED